Part of the Natronobacterium gregoryi SP2 genome, AGCGTGTAGCCGGTGTTACAGTACATCCAGCGGTCGCCCGGCTCCCCGGCGATCTCCTCGCGTGCGCCCTCGACGTGGGCGTAGACGTCCGCGAGCGATCCCAGGGGTACACCCGACTCGCCGACCTCGAGCTGGCGGGCGATCAGCGCCTCGCTGACGGCCAGCGAGGGGTAGCCGGCGGTGTGACTGAGCAGGTGATGGATCGACACGTCGTCGGGGATGTCGACCTCGAGGTAGTCGGTGACGCGGTCGTCGTAGGAGAGATCGCCGGAGTCGACCAGCCGTGCGGTCGCGAGCGCGGCGAACGATTTCGAGACAGAGCCGATCCCGTAGACGGTTTCGGGCGTCGCGGGCGCGTTCGACGCGAGGTCCCGCGAACCGTAGCCACGGGCGTAGACGACATCGTCACCGTCGGTAACGGCGAGACTCAGCCCCGGGAGATCGTCTTCGTACATCCGTTCTCGAAGTAGGGAGTCGATCCGATCGATCGTCGTCGACTCGAGCGTGTCTGTCATAGTGAATCGCTCTCACTCCCCATACATCAATGTTGATCTGCCGATAGCAGTCGTCCGGACTGCTTTCCCGCTGTCCCGGCGCAACTGCAGGCGGACTCGCGGGCCCGCCGGAACTGACTGACAGCAAACCGTATCAGTGATACTGCCGAACAGAAGTCGATACGAAGCCGGTCACGAATTCGCGGCCGTCGTCTCGAGACGATCGGAGTCGGGCGACTGTCTCCGACCAGTGCCGGTCACCGCGACGACGACTGGTGTTCCGTTCGTTTTCCCGAAGGCGGCAACCGGACGACGGGAGCCGAGCCCTTTTTACCCGTCCGGGCGACCGACCAACGTGTAGCACACGTGGGAGAGACGGAGACTGAACGCAAACGCGTCGATATGACGACGGGGGCGATTCCCCCGAAACTCCTCCAGTTGGCCTGGCCGCTCGTCCTCGGGAACCTCCTCCAGACGTTTTACAACCTCGCGGACATGTTCTGGGTCGGCCGGGTGAGTAGCGACGCCGTCGCCGCAGTCTCGCTGATGTTTCCGCTCTCGTGGATGTTCGTCTCGACCGCGATGGGACTCACCGCGGCGACGATCGCGCTAGTCTCCCAGTACGTCGGTGCCGACAACGATCGGATGGCCGACAAGGTCGTCGCCCAGACGATATTGCTAGCGGTTGCGATTTCGTCGGTGCTTGCAGCCGTCGGCCTCTACTTCCGTGAACCGCTACTGTGGCTAATCGGTGCACGCGACCAGGTGTTCGTCGCGGCACTGGCCTACATCGAGGTCATCTTTCTCGCGTTGCCGCTCACGTTTCTCTTTTTTGCCTTCCGTGCCTCGTTGCAGGGTGCAGGCGACACCAAGACGGCGATGTGGCTCGTGTTCATCTCGGCGGGGATCAACGTCGTCATCGATCCTTTCTTCATCCTCGGCTGGGGGCCGGTCCCCGAGATGGGGACCCGCGGCGCGGCCGTCGCGACGTTCATCTCGAGAGCAATCGCCGCCGTCGCGGGCGTCTACATCCTGCCCGACGGCCGGTTCGGCGTGCGGCTCCGACCACAGGACCTGATGCCGAACCTCGAGATTCAGCGGCAGTTGATCGATGTCGGCTACCCCTCGACGATCGACGGCTGGGCCCGAAGTTTCGCGTCGGTTGCGATGGCCGGTTTCGTCGCGCGCTTCGGTGCCGCGCCGACCGCAGCGTACGGGATCGGCGTCCGATACATGTCGGTTACGTGGTCGGTCGCTGGCGCTGTCGGCAACGCGACCGCGACCGGCGTCGGGCAA contains:
- a CDS encoding MATE family efflux transporter, with the protein product MGETETERKRVDMTTGAIPPKLLQLAWPLVLGNLLQTFYNLADMFWVGRVSSDAVAAVSLMFPLSWMFVSTAMGLTAATIALVSQYVGADNDRMADKVVAQTILLAVAISSVLAAVGLYFREPLLWLIGARDQVFVAALAYIEVIFLALPLTFLFFAFRASLQGAGDTKTAMWLVFISAGINVVIDPFFILGWGPVPEMGTRGAAVATFISRAIAAVAGVYILPDGRFGVRLRPQDLMPNLEIQRQLIDVGYPSTIDGWARSFASVAMAGFVARFGAAPTAAYGIGVRYMSVTWSVAGAVGNATATGVGQNLGAQTPDRAAAVTKTATAGTMAAIFGVAVLLVAFPAQAMTVFVDDPAVIAEGVVFLRIVGPFWALFAGVMVVQGAFRGAGNTREAMVLSFLSRWIFRVPVALVLAFTAVTIPILEVTIPTVSAIDLGIEGIWWAFSFGMVASFVVAVAWFRLGTWREQVIDEGADADEPSGEESTERPGVRADGEQEPVDDWSSDR